The following proteins come from a genomic window of Salvia hispanica cultivar TCC Black 2014 chromosome 4, UniMelb_Shisp_WGS_1.0, whole genome shotgun sequence:
- the LOC125221928 gene encoding probable mitochondrial saccharopine dehydrogenase-like oxidoreductase At5g39410, whose amino-acid sequence MAASKPYDIVIFGASGFTGKYVVREALKFLNAPNSPLKSLALAGRSPSRLSESLKWAAAPNPPPNIPLLTADTSDPASLSRLASQSRIILDCVGPFRLYGQPVVAACVDSGCDYLDICGEPDFMERMEASYHDKAVENGSLVISACGFDSVPAEIGLMFHSKHWAGPAVPNRVEAYLSLESDKRIVGNFGTYESAVLGVANADKLVELRRSRPRRPRPTIPGPAPSKGSIIENQKQLGLWALRLPSADSVVVRRTQAMLTENPHGLPGVNESVEHVKKREEFWSSTKPAHFGVKLGSKSLLGLFPVITLGVFLGLLSKSRVGRWLLLKFPSFFSVGWFRKKGPSEEEVASATFKMWFVGQGYSDSSLASQGDKKPDTEVVTRVMGPEIGYLTTPIVLLQCALVLLDGRDNLPKGGVYTPGIVFGPTDLEQRLQDNGISFDFISKKVLSS is encoded by the exons ATGGCGGCCTCGAAACCCTACGACATCGTCATCTTCGGAGCCTCCGGTTTCACCGGCAAATACGTAGTCCGAGAAGCCCTCAAATTCCTCAACGCTCCCAATTCCCCCCTCAAATCCCTCGCCCTCGCCGGCCGCAGTCCGTCACGCCTCTCCGAGTCTCTCAAATGGGCCGCCGCCCCCAACCCTCCGCCGAACATCCCTCTCCTCACCGCCGACACCTCAGACCCGGCCTCGCTCTCCCGCCTCGCCTCGCAATCGAGGATCATCCTCGACTGCGTGGGCCCATTCCGCCTCTACGGGCAGCCAGTCGTGGCGGCCTGCGTGGATTCCGGCTGCGACTACTTGGACATCTGCGGCGAGCCCGATTTCATGGAGAGGATGGAGGCGTCCTACCACGACAAGGCGGTGGAGAATGGGTCGCTGGTGATCTCGGCTTGTGGCTTCGACTCCGTGCCGGCAGAGATCGGGCTCATGTTTCACTCCAAGCATTGGGCCGGGCCTGCTGTGCCGAACCGGGTGGAGGCGTATCTGAGCCTGGAGTCGGATAAGAGGATTGTGGGAAATTTTGGGACCTACGAATCGGCGGTTCTTGGAGTGGCTAATGCTGATAAGCTGGTGGAGTTGCGCCGCTCCAGACCCAGAAGGCCACGCCCCACT ATTCCTGGACCTGCTCCTTCAAAGGGCTCCATCATTGAGAACCAGAAGCAGCTGGGCCTCTGGGCTTTACGCCTGCCATCAGCAGACTCTGTTGTTGTTCGAAGAACACAGGCTATGTTGACTGAAAACCCCCATGGTTTACCCGGTGTAAACGAAAGTGTTGAGCATGTAAAAAAGAGGGAGGAGTTCTGGTCATCCACAAAGCCAGCCCATTTTGGTGTGAAATTAGGCTCGAAGTCATTGCTCGGCTTGTTTCCTGTGATCACACTCGGTGTGTTCTTGGGGCTCTTGAGCAAGAGTAGAGTTGGGAGATGGCTTCTGCTCAAGTTTCCCTCCTTCTTCAGTGTTGGATGGTTCAGGAAGAAGGGGCCTTCGGAGGAGGAAGTGGCGAGTGCTACCTTCAAGATGTGGTTTGTGGGACAAGGGTATTCGGATAGCAGTCTAGCTTCGCAGGGTGACAAGAAGCCTGACACTGAAGTGGTAACAAGAGTGATGGGACCTGAGATTGGATATCTGACGACCCCAATCGTGCTGCTTCAGTGTGCTCTTGTACTGCTGGATGGCCGCGATAATCTGCCTAAAGGCGGAGTTTATACGCCTGGGATTGTATTCGGCCCAACAGACCTCGAGCAGCGCCTGCAGGACAATGGGATATCATTCGATTTCATTTCAAAGAAAGTGCTTTCTTCCTGA
- the LOC125221929 gene encoding UDP-glycosyltransferase CGT-like — protein sequence MIQNLKMSVPNMKEKPQPPHLVFLPSGIGNPATFFRLAAAMAAPRSCRVTFINVQPHPVDSDFASQPGVELLDVDMLADTDDATTISDDPFIARVAIINRSLYQLTPILASLRASAVFSDFAIAATLSQISTDLNIPLLVVSTTSAKFLAVITNIPRLLSQDPNVFSDSAEYLEVQGMPSIPKANIPTAWLKKSSTNHLLTEYLVPNARALSRVRGILFNTFDWFEQESLAALNRSQPPLFPVGPLQPYQKLGGHQHFLTWLSEKPLGDRSRHSLL from the exons ATGatccaaaatttgaaaatgtcaGTTCCAAACATGAAAGAAAAGCCTCAACCTCCTCACCTAGTTTTCCTTCCCAGTGGCATCGGAAATCCAGCTACATTCTTCCGACTCGCTGCAGCGATGGCAGCTCCACGCAGCTGCAGAGTCACCTTCATCAACGTTCAACCTCATCCCGTTGATTCCGACTTCGCCAGCCAGCCAGGTGTGGAGCTTCTTGATGTAGATATGCTAGCAGATACTGACGACGCCACCACCATCAGTGATGATCCATTTATAGCACGCGTTGCAATCATCAATCGTTCTCTCTATCAACTAACCCCAATTCTAGCTTCTCTACGAGCTTCCGCTGTATTCTCAGACTTCGCTATAGCAGCCACGCTTTCTCAAATCTCCACTGATCTCAACATTCCTCTCTTGGTGGTTTCCACCACCTCAGCAAAGTTTTTAGCCGTTATCACAAACATACCACGCCTGCTGTCTCAAGACCCGAATGTGTTCAGCGACTCTGCGGAATACCTTGAAGTGCAGGGAATGCCATCAATACCGAAAGCCAACATTCCTACTGCTTGgctaaaaaaatcatcaacaaatcATTTGCTAACAGAATACCTTGTCCCAAATGCTCGAGCACTCTCAAGAGTGAGAGGCATCCTCTTCAACACGTTCGACTGGTTTGAACAAGAGAGTCTGGCAGCCCTCAACAGAAGCCAGCCGCCACTTTTCCCTGTCGGCCCGCTACAACCTTACCAGAAACTCGGAGGCCATCAGCATTTTCTTACATGGTTGAGCGAAAA ACCTCTGGGTGATCGCTCAAGGCACAGCTTGCTTTGA